A single genomic interval of Brevibacillus brevis harbors:
- a CDS encoding YisL family protein yields MNFLPYKALIEAHVGSWEVAFVLLIVAYILYRVGKAKAGKIVHMLLRLMMVIILVSGAWMLFVGHATDFYYYVKGIIAVIAFGLMEMSLGKAKRQEGSIGFFIGCIVVLVLVILLGYRVFM; encoded by the coding sequence TTGAATTTTTTGCCGTACAAAGCGTTAATTGAAGCGCATGTGGGTAGCTGGGAAGTTGCGTTCGTGCTCTTGATCGTTGCCTACATCCTGTATCGCGTGGGTAAAGCAAAAGCAGGCAAGATCGTACATATGCTGCTCAGACTCATGATGGTCATCATTCTTGTATCGGGAGCTTGGATGCTTTTCGTGGGTCACGCAACGGATTTCTATTACTACGTGAAGGGCATCATCGCAGTTATTGCCTTCGGTTTGATGGAAATGTCCTTGGGCAAAGCAAAGCGACAAGAAGGCAGCATCGGCTTCTTCATCGGCTGTATTGTCGTTTTGGTGCTGGTTATTCTGCTTGGCTATCGCGTATTTATGTAA